The following coding sequences are from one Streptomyces dengpaensis window:
- a CDS encoding enoyl-CoA hydratase/isomerase family protein — MPDSPRESPEFPGSPESTGSPEHPEKSLDSLILHATDNAVSWITLNRPEAMNALTWDQRERVIVLLAAASADPDVRAVVITATGRGFCAGADLRGGTPGGEPVAGGPVPGARLTGEPVPGARVAGDISRTLRLGAQRLIAAVLDCEKPVIAAVNGTAAGIGAHLAFACDLVLAAESAKFIEVFARRGLVPDGGGAYLLPRLIGPQRAKELMFFGDALTAADAERIGLVNRVVPPDELEKTARTWSERLATGPTRALALTKQLVNASLDTDRGTAFAAEAAAQEINMTTRDAREGVASFVERRGPVFKGR, encoded by the coding sequence ATGCCCGACTCCCCCCGTGAATCCCCTGAATTCCCCGGATCTCCTGAATCCACCGGATCTCCCGAACACCCGGAAAAATCCCTCGACTCATTGATACTTCACGCCACTGACAATGCCGTCTCGTGGATCACCCTCAACCGACCCGAGGCGATGAACGCCCTCACCTGGGACCAGCGGGAACGCGTGATCGTGCTGCTCGCGGCGGCGTCCGCCGACCCGGACGTACGGGCCGTCGTGATCACGGCGACGGGCCGCGGTTTCTGCGCGGGCGCGGACCTGCGCGGGGGGACGCCGGGCGGGGAGCCGGTGGCCGGGGGGCCGGTACCCGGGGCGCGGTTGACCGGGGAGCCGGTACCCGGAGCGCGGGTCGCCGGTGACATCTCCCGCACCCTCCGACTCGGCGCCCAGCGCCTGATCGCCGCCGTCCTCGACTGCGAGAAACCGGTGATCGCGGCGGTCAACGGCACGGCGGCCGGGATCGGTGCGCACCTCGCGTTCGCGTGCGATCTCGTGCTCGCCGCGGAGTCGGCCAAGTTCATCGAGGTGTTCGCGCGGCGCGGCCTCGTCCCGGACGGCGGCGGGGCCTATCTGCTGCCCCGGCTCATCGGCCCGCAGCGCGCCAAGGAACTGATGTTCTTCGGCGACGCGCTGACGGCCGCGGACGCGGAACGGATCGGCCTCGTCAACAGGGTCGTACCGCCGGACGAGCTGGAGAAGACCGCCCGCACGTGGTCCGAACGCCTCGCCACCGGACCGACCCGCGCCCTCGCCCTCACCAAACAGCTCGTCAACGCCTCCCTCGACACCGACCGCGGCACCGCCTTCGCCGCCGAGGCCGCCGCGCAGGAGATCAACATGACGACGCGGGATGCCCGGGAGGGCGTGGCGAGCTTCGTTGAGCGGCGCGGGCCCGTGTTCAAGGGGAGGTGA
- a CDS encoding acetate--CoA ligase family protein, whose translation MLGSTHGTLTTDSRRARAIACGEQPSPVVHGRPAEVDDLDVSGRPLYAGVPDLDRFFRPESVAVVGASEAEGRPNTGITRQLIAWAERVGARLHPVHPTRQSVFGIPCFPSVADLPEQVDLAVLLVGDPLPVIEELAEAKVKFAVVFASGFAETGTEGAAAQARLASAVRRSGMRLLGPNTNLNAFEKFRDDLDGPAIALITQSGHQGRPVFAMQELGVRLSHWAPTGNEADLETADFLSYFSEQPEIGAIACYVEGLKDGRSFLLAADRAARRGVPVVAVKVGRTETGARTAASHTGKLTGADQVVDAALRQYGVIRVDGLDELQDTAALLARARTPRADGVVVYSISGGTGAHFADLASEAGLTLPTLTSAKQAELHQWIPEYLNVANPVDNGGHPVGDWRGRKIIDAILADPAVGVLICPITGPFPPMSDKLAQDLVDAAEQTDKLVCVVWGSPVGTEAAYRETLLGSSRVATFRTFANCITAVRAYLDHHRFVSAYRSPFDEAPRTPSPSFRKAQPLMRPGRQLSEHAAKQLLRAYGIRVPREQLVTSAAASVRAASLVGYPVVMKASGAQIAHKTELGLVKTGLTSASQVRDAYRELTDIARYEGISLDGVLVCQMVERGVEMVVGVTHDQLFGPTVTVGLGGVLVEVLRDAAVRVPPFGEDQARAMPAELRGRALLDGVRGGPPVDVDALVEVVLRVQRMALELGDDIAELDINPLMVLPRGQGAVALDALVVCR comes from the coding sequence ATGCTTGGATCAACCCACGGCACCCTCACCACCGACTCCCGCCGGGCCCGGGCCATCGCCTGCGGCGAGCAACCCTCACCGGTCGTGCACGGCCGGCCCGCCGAGGTCGACGACCTGGACGTCAGCGGCCGTCCGCTGTACGCCGGCGTACCCGATCTGGACCGCTTCTTCCGCCCTGAGTCCGTGGCCGTCGTCGGCGCCTCGGAAGCCGAGGGACGGCCGAACACCGGCATCACCCGCCAGTTGATCGCCTGGGCCGAGCGGGTCGGGGCCCGGCTGCACCCGGTGCACCCCACCCGTCAGTCCGTCTTCGGCATACCCTGCTTCCCCTCCGTCGCGGACCTGCCCGAGCAGGTCGACCTGGCCGTACTCCTTGTCGGCGACCCCCTTCCCGTGATCGAGGAACTGGCCGAGGCCAAGGTGAAATTCGCGGTCGTCTTCGCTTCCGGGTTCGCCGAGACCGGAACCGAGGGCGCCGCCGCACAGGCCCGGCTCGCCTCCGCCGTCCGCCGCTCCGGGATGCGGCTGCTCGGGCCCAACACCAACCTCAACGCCTTCGAGAAGTTCCGCGACGACCTCGACGGTCCCGCCATCGCGCTCATCACACAGTCCGGCCACCAGGGACGGCCGGTGTTCGCGATGCAGGAACTGGGCGTGCGGCTCTCCCACTGGGCGCCCACCGGCAACGAGGCCGATCTGGAAACCGCCGACTTCCTCTCCTACTTCTCCGAGCAGCCCGAGATCGGCGCCATCGCCTGTTACGTCGAGGGGCTGAAGGACGGCCGCTCCTTTCTGCTCGCCGCCGACCGCGCCGCACGCCGCGGAGTGCCCGTCGTCGCCGTCAAGGTCGGCCGCACCGAGACCGGCGCCCGCACCGCCGCCTCACACACCGGCAAGCTGACCGGCGCCGACCAGGTGGTGGACGCGGCGCTGCGGCAGTACGGCGTGATCCGTGTCGACGGACTCGACGAACTCCAGGACACCGCCGCCCTGTTGGCCCGCGCCCGCACCCCGCGGGCCGACGGCGTCGTCGTCTATTCGATCTCGGGCGGCACGGGCGCGCACTTCGCGGACCTGGCGAGCGAGGCAGGGCTCACCCTGCCCACCCTGACCTCCGCCAAGCAGGCCGAACTGCACCAGTGGATACCCGAGTACCTGAACGTCGCCAACCCCGTCGACAACGGCGGCCACCCCGTCGGCGACTGGCGCGGCCGGAAGATCATCGACGCGATCCTCGCCGACCCGGCCGTCGGCGTGCTGATCTGCCCGATCACCGGCCCCTTCCCGCCGATGAGCGACAAGCTCGCGCAGGACCTGGTGGACGCGGCGGAGCAGACGGACAAGCTGGTGTGCGTGGTGTGGGGGTCGCCGGTCGGCACGGAGGCCGCGTACCGCGAGACACTGCTCGGGTCGTCGCGGGTCGCCACCTTCCGTACGTTCGCCAACTGCATCACCGCCGTCCGCGCCTACCTGGACCACCACCGGTTCGTCTCCGCGTACCGCTCCCCCTTCGACGAGGCGCCCCGCACCCCCTCGCCCTCCTTCCGCAAGGCGCAGCCCTTGATGCGCCCGGGCAGGCAGCTGAGCGAGCACGCGGCCAAGCAGTTGCTGCGCGCGTACGGGATCCGTGTGCCGCGCGAGCAGCTGGTGACCAGCGCGGCGGCGTCCGTACGGGCGGCGAGCCTGGTCGGCTATCCGGTGGTCATGAAGGCGTCCGGCGCGCAGATCGCCCACAAGACCGAACTCGGCCTGGTGAAGACCGGGCTGACCTCCGCCAGCCAGGTCCGCGACGCCTATCGGGAGCTGACCGACATCGCGCGCTACGAAGGGATCTCGCTCGACGGGGTGCTCGTGTGCCAGATGGTCGAGCGGGGCGTCGAGATGGTCGTCGGCGTCACGCACGACCAGCTCTTCGGGCCGACCGTGACGGTCGGGCTCGGCGGCGTCCTCGTCGAGGTGCTGCGGGATGCCGCCGTACGCGTGCCGCCGTTCGGCGAGGACCAGGCGCGGGCCATGCCGGCCGAACTGCGGGGGCGGGCGCTCCTCGACGGAGTGCGCGGCGGGCCGCCCGTCGATGTCGACGCACTCGTCGAAGTCGTGCTCCGGGTGCAGCGCATGGCGCTCGAACTCGGGGACGACATCGCGGAGTTGGACATCAATCCGCTGATGGTGCTGCCCAGGGGGCAGGGGGCGGTGGCCTTGGACGCGTTGGTGGTGTGCCGCTGA
- a CDS encoding flavin-containing monooxygenase has protein sequence MADSTAPSTPRTVPSHEDRPVYVIGGGPGGLAAACALRTQGIRAVVLEKSAGVGASWRRHYDRLHLHTTRRLSALPGLAIPRSFGRWVSRDNVVRYLEKYAEHHQLEIVTGVEVSRVEPAPDGDGWLLHATGGRELTGSAVVVATGYNHTPHVPDWPGRDTYTGDFLHAGEYRNPAPYTGRDVLVVGVGNTGAEIAVDLINGGAERVRLSVRTAPHIVRRSTAGWAAQFTGILVRRLPVRLVDRLAEPMAKLSVPDLSAQGLPRPDTGLYSRVEEGSIPVQDVGLIDAVREGRVEIVAAVDGFEDGKVALADGNRIGPDVVIAATGYRRALEGIVGHLGVLDDRGRPVVRGARTPENAPGLYFTGFTNPISGMLRELALDAEKIAKAIARRVASARGTSR, from the coding sequence ATGGCCGACTCGACTGCTCCCTCGACCCCCCGCACGGTGCCGTCCCACGAAGACCGCCCCGTGTACGTGATCGGCGGCGGCCCGGGCGGTCTCGCGGCGGCCTGTGCGCTGCGCACGCAGGGCATACGAGCCGTCGTGCTCGAGAAGTCGGCGGGCGTCGGGGCGTCCTGGCGGCGTCACTACGACCGGCTGCATCTGCACACCACGCGACGCCTGTCGGCGCTCCCAGGGCTCGCGATACCGCGCTCGTTCGGGCGGTGGGTGTCGCGCGACAACGTGGTGCGCTACCTGGAGAAGTACGCCGAGCACCACCAGCTGGAGATCGTCACGGGCGTCGAGGTCTCGCGCGTCGAGCCCGCCCCGGACGGCGACGGCTGGCTGCTGCACGCCACCGGCGGGCGGGAACTGACCGGCAGTGCGGTGGTCGTCGCCACCGGCTACAACCACACGCCCCACGTGCCCGACTGGCCGGGGCGCGACACATACACCGGCGACTTCCTGCACGCCGGCGAGTACCGCAACCCCGCCCCCTACACCGGCCGCGACGTCCTCGTCGTCGGCGTCGGCAACACGGGCGCGGAAATCGCCGTGGACCTGATCAACGGCGGCGCCGAGCGCGTACGGCTCTCCGTCCGCACCGCCCCGCACATCGTGCGCCGCTCGACGGCCGGCTGGGCCGCCCAGTTCACCGGGATTCTCGTACGACGGCTGCCGGTTCGCCTTGTCGACCGCCTCGCCGAGCCGATGGCCAAGCTGAGCGTGCCGGACCTGTCGGCCCAGGGGCTGCCGCGTCCCGACACCGGGCTCTACTCCCGCGTCGAGGAGGGGTCCATCCCCGTCCAGGACGTCGGCCTCATCGACGCCGTCCGCGAGGGCCGGGTGGAGATCGTGGCCGCGGTGGACGGTTTCGAGGACGGCAAGGTCGCCCTCGCCGACGGGAACCGCATCGGCCCGGACGTCGTGATCGCCGCCACGGGTTACCGGCGCGCGCTGGAGGGCATCGTCGGACACCTCGGCGTGCTCGACGACCGCGGGCGCCCGGTCGTGCGCGGCGCCCGCACCCCGGAGAACGCCCCCGGCCTGTACTTCACCGGCTTCACCAACCCCATCAGCGGCATGCTCCGCGAACTCGCCCTCGATGCCGAGAAGATCGCGAAGGCGATCGCTCGGCGGGTTGCCTCCGCACGGGGCACGTCTCGCTGA
- a CDS encoding DoxX family protein: MDTIWLGGAEWLAVLRIGLGLWWLESWRHKDKKGWFERGTGIAWAADVAAKHRWHAVRSGFDVVVSPRPRVMAYVVVYAELALGLGLVAGLLTPVALVGGLVLNVLYLVLMIHDWAEQGQNSMMALISVVGLFGMSWQTWSLDSALGLFQ; encoded by the coding sequence ATGGACACGATCTGGCTCGGCGGGGCGGAGTGGCTGGCCGTGCTGCGGATCGGGCTCGGGCTGTGGTGGCTGGAGAGCTGGCGGCACAAGGACAAGAAGGGCTGGTTCGAGCGCGGGACCGGGATCGCGTGGGCGGCGGACGTCGCGGCCAAGCACCGGTGGCACGCGGTGCGCTCCGGCTTCGACGTGGTGGTCTCGCCGCGCCCGAGGGTGATGGCGTACGTCGTCGTGTACGCCGAGCTGGCGCTCGGGCTGGGCCTGGTGGCCGGACTGCTGACGCCGGTCGCCCTGGTCGGAGGGCTTGTCCTGAACGTCCTCTATCTCGTCCTCATGATCCACGACTGGGCCGAGCAGGGGCAGAACTCGATGATGGCGCTGATCTCGGTGGTCGGGCTGTTCGGGATGTCGTGGCAGACGTGGTCGCTGGACAGCGCGCTGGGACTGTTCCAGTGA
- a CDS encoding Zn-ribbon domain-containing OB-fold protein, with product MSGAAQSAGAAGFDVPEVDAFTRPYWDAAAKGLLLLRHCAACDRAHHYPREFCPHCWSEDVRWRPASGRATLYTWSVVHRNDLPPFGEQVPYVAAVVDLAEGPRMMTEVVQYEEGALRIGMELQVAFRAGAPVFRPRPPLSSVPGPDPERRDGRGRSGTR from the coding sequence GTGAGCGGGGCCGCGCAAAGTGCCGGCGCCGCGGGGTTCGACGTCCCCGAGGTGGACGCCTTCACCCGCCCCTACTGGGACGCGGCCGCGAAGGGGCTGCTGCTGCTCCGCCACTGCGCCGCCTGCGACCGGGCCCACCACTACCCCCGGGAGTTCTGCCCGCACTGCTGGAGCGAGGACGTGCGCTGGCGGCCCGCGAGCGGGCGCGCCACGCTCTACACCTGGTCCGTCGTGCACCGCAACGACCTGCCGCCGTTCGGGGAGCAGGTGCCGTACGTCGCCGCCGTCGTCGACCTCGCCGAGGGCCCCCGGATGATGACCGAGGTGGTGCAGTACGAGGAGGGAGCGCTGCGGATCGGGATGGAGCTGCAGGTCGCCTTCCGCGCGGGAGCGCCCGTCTTCCGGCCCCGGCCGCCCCTGTCCTCCGTGCCGGGGCCGGATCCCGAGCGGCGCGACGGGAGAGGGCGGAGCGGCACGAGGTGA
- a CDS encoding GNAT family N-acetyltransferase — MADLHEQYAIHPFPELRGHGLRLRSWDAESDVDVATWLRGLSDPEFQRWNTPLKFIRDIDGARESLRARAESAERGTAVAFCVTDADTGTPLGHIGVNDIDYVAGCARVGYWVLPEARGRKVATRALLLAARYAFTDLALHRLELGHAVGHDLSCRVAERCGFAYEGTLRGAMFAAGRHDAFRDVHLHGRLATDPEPTAPDLAEGRLR, encoded by the coding sequence ATGGCCGACCTCCACGAGCAGTACGCCATCCATCCCTTCCCCGAGCTGCGCGGCCACGGTCTGCGGCTGCGCTCCTGGGACGCGGAGTCCGACGTCGACGTCGCGACGTGGCTGCGCGGGCTGTCCGACCCTGAGTTCCAGCGCTGGAACACGCCGCTCAAGTTCATCCGGGACATCGACGGCGCCCGCGAGTCGCTCCGTGCGCGGGCGGAGAGCGCGGAGCGCGGCACCGCGGTCGCCTTCTGCGTCACGGACGCCGACACCGGCACGCCGCTCGGCCACATCGGCGTCAACGACATCGACTACGTCGCCGGCTGTGCGCGCGTCGGCTACTGGGTCCTCCCCGAGGCCCGCGGCCGCAAGGTCGCCACCCGCGCCCTGCTCCTCGCCGCCCGCTACGCCTTCACCGACCTCGCCCTGCACCGCCTGGAGCTCGGCCACGCCGTCGGCCACGACCTGTCCTGCCGCGTCGCCGAACGCTGCGGATTCGCGTACGAGGGGACGCTGCGGGGCGCGATGTTCGCGGCGGGGCGGCACGACGCGTTCCGGGACGTGCATCTGCACGGCCGCCTGGCAACAGATCCGGAACCGACGGCTCCCGACCTCGCGGAGGGACGTCTGCGGTGA
- a CDS encoding pyridoxine/pyridoxamine 5'-phosphate oxidase, translated as MEPDLDELLRSLRVWDTELPSFDPGAAPDEPLPLFTAWFAQAVAAGQTEPHTVSLATADEDGLPDVRTVMLHGADAEGWAFASHATSRKGRQLAARPYAALGFYWPAQGRQIRLRGPVTVAPPEEGQADLHARSTGALAAALVGHQSEVLSSEEELARASDAAWERAAREPDTPAPTWTLYRLCPDEVEFFQGDARRRHVRLAYRRTKDGWVKELLWP; from the coding sequence ATGGAACCGGATCTTGATGAGCTGCTGAGGTCGCTGCGGGTGTGGGACACGGAGCTGCCGTCCTTCGACCCGGGCGCGGCGCCGGACGAGCCGCTGCCGCTGTTCACCGCGTGGTTCGCGCAGGCGGTGGCGGCCGGGCAGACCGAGCCGCACACGGTGTCGCTGGCGACGGCGGACGAGGACGGGCTGCCCGACGTGCGGACGGTGATGCTGCACGGGGCGGATGCCGAGGGCTGGGCCTTCGCCTCGCACGCCACGAGCCGCAAGGGACGGCAGCTGGCGGCGCGGCCGTACGCGGCCCTCGGTTTCTACTGGCCCGCCCAGGGGCGGCAGATCCGGCTGCGCGGCCCCGTCACCGTGGCGCCGCCCGAGGAGGGCCAGGCGGATCTGCACGCCCGCTCCACGGGGGCGCTGGCCGCCGCGCTGGTGGGTCACCAGAGCGAAGTCCTGTCCTCGGAGGAGGAGTTGGCGCGCGCGTCGGACGCGGCGTGGGAGCGGGCGGCCCGGGAGCCGGACACCCCGGCCCCGACGTGGACGCTGTACCGGCTCTGCCCGGACGAGGTGGAGTTCTTCCAGGGAGACGCCCGGCGACGGCACGTACGCCTCGCCTACCGCCGCACCAAGGACGGTTGGGTCAAGGAGCTGCTGTGGCCGTGA
- a CDS encoding pyridoxamine 5'-phosphate oxidase family protein encodes MALSHEEREQFLAEPHVAALAVDSGAGRAPLTVPIWYQYEPGGNIWIMTGLESRKNALISEAGRFTLMVDRIEPTIRYVSVEGPVIDSAPATVEKLRELTARYVPAEKVEGYVEFALKNHGEQLVIRMRPERWVSADLGSI; translated from the coding sequence ATGGCACTGTCCCATGAAGAGCGCGAGCAGTTTCTGGCCGAGCCGCATGTCGCCGCGCTGGCGGTGGACTCCGGGGCGGGGAGGGCCCCGCTCACCGTGCCGATCTGGTACCAGTACGAGCCCGGTGGCAACATCTGGATCATGACCGGACTCGAGTCCCGCAAGAACGCGCTGATCAGCGAGGCGGGCCGGTTCACGTTGATGGTCGACCGGATCGAACCCACCATCCGGTACGTGTCGGTGGAGGGCCCGGTGATCGACTCCGCCCCCGCGACCGTCGAGAAGCTCCGGGAGCTCACCGCCCGGTACGTGCCGGCCGAGAAGGTCGAGGGTTATGTCGAATTCGCTCTGAAGAACCACGGCGAGCAGCTGGTCATCCGCATGCGGCCCGAGCGCTGGGTGTCGGCCGACCTCGGGTCGATCTGA
- a CDS encoding thiolase C-terminal domain-containing protein, with protein sequence MGSGTRTRKVAVVGVSLSDCGRVDDTTPYALHAQAARRALADSGLGREVVDGFASAGLGTLAPIEVAEYLGLRPTWVDSTSVGGSTWEVMAAHAADAIAAGHANAVLLAYGSTARADIKAGRRTGNLSFGARGPLQFEVPYGHTLIAKYAMAARRHMHEHGTTIEQLAQVAVQARANAALNPEAMFRDPITVDEVLDGPMIADPFTRLHCCIRSDGGAAVLLAAEEYVRDCRTSPVWILGTGEHVSHTTMSAWPDFTVSPAAVSGRLAFERAGVRPEEIDFAEIYDAFTYMTLVTLEDLGFCGKGEGGAFVEKGRLRVEGGELPVNTDGGGLSAQHPGMRGLFLLVEAVRQLRGEAGRRQIRRAGGEVPRMAVVSGTGGWFCSSGTVVLGRE encoded by the coding sequence ATGGGATCAGGGACCCGAACCCGGAAGGTCGCCGTGGTCGGCGTATCCCTCTCCGACTGCGGCCGCGTGGACGACACGACCCCATACGCGCTGCACGCCCAGGCGGCCCGGCGGGCGCTGGCCGACTCGGGGCTCGGCAGGGAGGTCGTCGACGGTTTCGCGTCGGCGGGGCTCGGCACGCTCGCGCCCATCGAGGTGGCCGAGTACCTGGGGCTGCGCCCCACCTGGGTCGACTCCACCTCCGTCGGCGGCTCCACCTGGGAGGTCATGGCGGCGCACGCGGCCGACGCGATCGCGGCGGGCCACGCGAACGCCGTACTCCTCGCGTACGGCTCCACGGCCCGCGCGGACATCAAGGCGGGCCGCCGCACCGGCAATCTCTCCTTCGGCGCCCGGGGCCCCCTCCAGTTCGAGGTCCCGTACGGTCACACGCTCATCGCCAAGTACGCGATGGCCGCCCGCCGCCACATGCACGAACACGGCACAACCATCGAGCAGTTGGCGCAGGTGGCGGTCCAGGCGAGGGCGAACGCGGCGCTGAATCCCGAGGCGATGTTCCGGGACCCGATCACGGTGGACGAGGTGCTGGACGGCCCGATGATCGCGGACCCCTTCACCAGACTGCACTGCTGCATACGCTCCGACGGCGGCGCGGCGGTGCTGCTCGCGGCCGAGGAGTACGTACGCGACTGCCGTACGAGCCCGGTGTGGATCCTCGGCACCGGCGAGCACGTCTCGCACACGACGATGTCCGCATGGCCGGACTTCACGGTGTCCCCGGCGGCGGTGAGCGGGCGGCTCGCCTTCGAGCGGGCGGGCGTACGCCCCGAGGAGATCGACTTCGCGGAGATCTACGACGCCTTCACGTACATGACGCTGGTGACGCTGGAGGATCTCGGGTTCTGCGGGAAGGGGGAGGGCGGCGCGTTCGTGGAGAAGGGGCGGCTGCGGGTGGAGGGCGGCGAGCTGCCGGTGAACACCGACGGGGGCGGGCTGTCGGCGCAGCATCCGGGTATGCGGGGACTGTTCCTGCTCGTCGAGGCCGTACGTCAGTTGCGGGGAGAGGCGGGGCGGCGGCAGATACGGCGGGCGGGCGGGGAGGTGCCCCGAATGGCGGTCGTGTCGGGTACGGGCGGGTGGTTCTGTTCCTCGGGAACGGTGGTACTGGGACGGGAATGA
- a CDS encoding acyl-CoA dehydrogenase family protein, with the protein MDASFTAEQDEIRRTLRELLHKRCGAEEVRAAVAGPAGHDPALWAALADQLGMPGLALPEAYGGVGCSVTELALAGEETGRTLAPSPLLATAVLAAPLLLALGTEAQRAELLPRISSGALTAALAVPGAGLATALALTGDNGGDWAGGGRAGGVQARRDGAGGGGAGSGGDGRGRAGWRLYGQVDQVLDGHSAGLLVVAAHTGGFARSRTLLFLVTGDAAGLVRVRQTALDATRPQARLELRNVEAELLGEDGADGADGAGRSGGTDVLGALAAVGDTAAAVLAAEAVGAADRALERTVEYVRQREQFGRAIGSFQAVKHRLADVYVAVQAARSAAYYAAWATAHGEKAGGLALAQALEALRTAAAEGIQLHGGIGFTWEHEAHLYFKRAAGDELLFGPVHRLRAHAAHMARLFEQKEVAV; encoded by the coding sequence ATGGACGCCAGCTTCACCGCCGAACAGGACGAGATCCGTCGTACCCTCCGTGAGCTCCTGCACAAGCGGTGCGGGGCGGAGGAGGTACGGGCCGCCGTCGCCGGTCCCGCCGGGCACGACCCCGCCCTGTGGGCCGCCCTCGCCGACCAGCTCGGTATGCCCGGGCTCGCCCTCCCGGAGGCGTACGGCGGCGTCGGCTGCTCGGTGACCGAACTCGCCCTCGCCGGTGAGGAGACGGGGCGGACTCTCGCTCCCTCGCCGCTCCTCGCGACCGCCGTCCTCGCCGCCCCGCTGCTGCTCGCCCTCGGTACCGAGGCGCAGCGCGCCGAGCTGCTGCCCCGGATCTCCTCCGGTGCCCTGACCGCCGCCCTCGCCGTACCCGGCGCCGGGCTCGCCACCGCGCTCGCCCTGACCGGCGACAACGGCGGCGACTGGGCGGGTGGCGGGCGCGCGGGCGGCGTACAGGCGAGGCGGGACGGCGCAGGCGGTGGGGGTGCGGGGAGCGGCGGGGACGGTCGTGGTCGTGCCGGCTGGCGGCTGTACGGGCAGGTCGACCAGGTCCTCGACGGGCACAGTGCGGGGCTGCTCGTGGTCGCCGCCCACACCGGTGGCTTCGCCCGTTCCCGCACCCTGCTGTTCCTGGTGACGGGGGACGCCGCCGGGCTCGTCCGCGTACGGCAGACCGCCCTCGACGCCACCCGGCCGCAGGCGCGGCTTGAACTGCGGAACGTAGAAGCTGAGTTGCTCGGCGAGGACGGTGCGGACGGTGCGGACGGGGCGGGCCGTTCGGGCGGGACGGACGTGCTGGGCGCCCTCGCCGCCGTCGGGGACACGGCCGCCGCCGTGCTCGCCGCGGAAGCCGTGGGCGCCGCCGACCGCGCCCTGGAGCGGACGGTGGAGTACGTGCGGCAGCGCGAGCAGTTCGGCCGGGCGATCGGGTCCTTTCAGGCGGTCAAGCACCGGCTGGCGGACGTGTACGTGGCGGTGCAGGCGGCGCGCTCGGCCGCGTACTACGCGGCGTGGGCGACCGCGCACGGGGAGAAGGCGGGCGGACTCGCGCTCGCCCAGGCACTGGAGGCGCTCCGGACGGCTGCCGCCGAGGGCATCCAGCTGCACGGTGGCATCGGGTTCACCTGGGAACACGAGGCCCACCTGTACTTCAAGCGCGCCGCCGGCGACGAGCTGCTGTTCGGGCCGGTGCACCGGCTGCGGGCGCACGCGGCCCACATGGCGCGGCTCTTCGAGCAGAAGGAGGTGGCCGTCTGA
- a CDS encoding nitroreductase family deazaflavin-dependent oxidoreductase translates to MVIGVRAVRKVSSTRGFALVAPHVIPALDRAVHRLTRGKALLSALMLPGVILTATGARSGLSRRTPLACMPEEGGRGWILVGSNFGRTDHPAWTANLLAHPDAEISRKGEDIPVTAHLLQGEERDAAWKAVLAFWPPYATYQARVDREIRLFRLVRR, encoded by the coding sequence ATGGTCATCGGTGTGCGGGCGGTGCGGAAGGTGTCCTCGACCCGGGGGTTCGCCCTGGTCGCCCCGCATGTGATCCCCGCGCTCGACCGGGCCGTACACCGGCTCACCCGCGGCAAGGCGCTGCTCAGCGCGCTGATGCTGCCGGGGGTGATCCTCACCGCGACCGGGGCGAGGAGCGGCCTTTCCCGGCGTACGCCCCTCGCCTGCATGCCCGAGGAGGGCGGGCGCGGCTGGATCCTCGTCGGCTCCAACTTCGGCCGTACGGACCACCCCGCCTGGACCGCCAACCTCCTGGCCCATCCCGACGCCGAGATCAGCCGGAAGGGCGAGGACATCCCCGTAACCGCTCATCTGCTTCAGGGGGAGGAACGGGACGCGGCGTGGAAGGCGGTACTGGCCTTCTGGCCGCCGTACGCCACGTATCAGGCGCGGGTCGACCGGGAGATCCGGCTGTTCCGGCTCGTACGGCGCTGA
- a CDS encoding TetR family transcriptional regulator, which yields MRTVDGRVAGRRGQATRQKLLDCLSEMLSSSPYRDVKVIDVARKAGTSPATFYQYFPDVEGAVLEIAEQMAAEGAGLTQLLEGRSWVGKAGWQTAQELVDGFLEFWRKNDAILRVVDLGAAEGDKRFYKLRMKILNSVNNSLSDSVADLQSKGKVDKDVNPAAMAGSLVAMLAAVASHQKGFQTWGVKQAELKPNLALLVYLGVTGKKPTR from the coding sequence GTGCGTACCGTCGACGGCCGCGTGGCCGGACGACGAGGGCAGGCGACCCGGCAGAAGCTGCTCGACTGCCTCAGCGAGATGCTCAGCTCTTCGCCCTACCGGGACGTCAAAGTCATTGATGTCGCCCGGAAGGCGGGGACTTCACCCGCGACCTTCTACCAGTACTTCCCGGACGTCGAAGGCGCCGTCCTGGAGATCGCCGAGCAAATGGCCGCGGAGGGCGCGGGGTTGACCCAGTTGCTCGAAGGGCGGTCCTGGGTCGGCAAGGCCGGTTGGCAGACCGCCCAGGAACTCGTCGACGGCTTCCTGGAGTTCTGGCGCAAGAATGACGCGATCCTCCGGGTCGTCGATCTGGGCGCCGCCGAGGGCGACAAACGGTTCTACAAGCTCCGTATGAAGATTCTGAACTCCGTGAACAACTCCCTTTCGGACTCGGTCGCCGACCTCCAGTCCAAGGGCAAGGTCGACAAGGACGTGAACCCGGCGGCCATGGCCGGTTCCCTTGTCGCCATGCTCGCGGCGGTGGCCTCGCACCAGAAGGGCTTCCAGACGTGGGGCGTCAAGCAGGCTGAACTCAAGCCGAATCTCGCGCTGTTGGTGTACCTCGGCGTGACGGGCAAGAAGCCGACCAGGTAA